Proteins encoded within one genomic window of Rubripirellula tenax:
- a CDS encoding type IV pilus twitching motility protein PilT, translated as MATVLIDKLLQAAIKQGVSDIHIVVGQPPVFRLHGRMRKLETKTLEGEDAVQLMKSITPERCQRELQEAGSTDFGFAFGDLARFRVSVFKQRGFISMVLRQIPNDKLTPEQLGLPDAVVKMVHRPRGLFLVTGPTGSGKSTTLASLINLLNETIDHHIITIEDPIEFYHDHKESTINQREVGVDVPSFSEAIRRALRQDPDVILVGELRDLETIEAAISAAETGHVVFGTLHTNSAQGTVNRIIDAFPGNLQDQIRTQLASTLIGVVAQTLLPKIGGGRVAAYEVLVVTPGISNLIRENKTFRINSAMQTGAKFGMQLMDDTLFDLWKKEMVTVEEVLGKAHRPDDLAKRIVSSRRGEGDEQIPIPEEK; from the coding sequence ATGGCAACCGTCCTGATCGACAAACTGCTTCAGGCTGCGATCAAGCAAGGCGTCAGCGATATTCACATCGTCGTTGGGCAACCGCCGGTCTTCCGACTGCACGGTCGGATGCGCAAGCTGGAAACGAAGACGCTGGAGGGCGAAGATGCCGTCCAGTTGATGAAGTCGATCACCCCCGAACGGTGCCAGCGAGAATTGCAGGAAGCCGGTTCGACGGACTTCGGGTTCGCGTTCGGCGACCTGGCCCGGTTCCGGGTCTCGGTATTCAAACAGCGTGGCTTCATCTCGATGGTGCTGCGTCAGATCCCCAACGACAAACTGACGCCCGAGCAGTTGGGGTTGCCCGATGCGGTGGTCAAAATGGTTCACCGTCCGCGGGGGCTGTTTCTGGTTACCGGACCGACGGGGTCGGGTAAGTCGACGACGCTGGCATCGCTGATCAATCTGCTAAACGAAACCATTGACCACCACATCATCACGATCGAAGACCCGATCGAGTTTTATCACGACCACAAAGAATCGACGATCAACCAACGCGAGGTCGGCGTCGACGTGCCCAGCTTTAGTGAAGCAATTCGCCGGGCGTTGCGGCAGGACCCTGACGTCATCCTGGTCGGCGAGCTTCGTGACTTGGAAACGATCGAGGCGGCCATCAGTGCTGCGGAAACCGGTCACGTCGTGTTCGGCACCCTGCACACCAACAGTGCTCAGGGCACGGTCAACCGGATCATCGACGCGTTCCCCGGTAACCTGCAGGACCAAATTCGAACCCAATTGGCGTCGACGTTGATCGGCGTGGTCGCTCAAACGCTGTTGCCAAAGATCGGTGGCGGTCGAGTGGCGGCCTACGAAGTGTTGGTGGTGACGCCCGGTATTTCGAACCTGATCCGCGAAAATAAAACCTTCCGTATCAACAGTGCCATGCAAACCGGAGCGAAGTTCGGAATGCAGTTGATGGACGACACACTGTTCGACTTGTGGAAGAAAGAGATGGTCACCGTCGAAGAAGTGCTCGGCAAGGCGCACCGCCCCGACGACTTGGCCAAGCGAATCGTCAGCAGTCGTCGAGGCGAAGGTGACGAGCAGATCCCAATCCCAGAAGAGAAGTAG
- a CDS encoding GspE/PulE family protein, whose translation MAQAMQDFTDLLLKAGIISLDQLTEAEGVAKTTNANVGDVLIQMEYCTPEEVAKAMAKHHKIPYVDLRSVSIPDDVIELVPESVARENNVIPFSEADGALRVLIADPFDLETIEKLRFILNRKIETALAPKSAILGAINKYYGQVEGESADSMLQEFTDTAIDFTETDSDADGGMSEEVDDNSAPVIRLVNLMIAEAVQLRASDIHVEPFEDRVRIRYRIDGVCVERENAPRRMLSAIVARIKILAKIDISEKRRPTDGRIKITVGDKQLDLRVSIIPTNHGSSVVMRLLDKDNIKVGVRQLGLSERDFRNFNSLIRRPNGIILVTGPTGSGKTTTLYAALNALNRPDRKVITAEDPVEYYLPGINQVEVKHGIGLDFALIIRAMLRQAPNIILVGEMRDHETASMGIQASLTGHLVFSTLHTNDAPSSVSRMVDIGVPSYMVASSVIAILAQRLVRTICPRCKVPFKPSAAVLEETGLPPEMIKGATFMRGKGCAYCGRSGYRGRIGIYELMLINGKLRELMFKNADTKQLRIEAIKNGMSTLYADGMLKATRGITSFEEVYRVAKKTEQEHLAFGHIVKDLDSL comes from the coding sequence ATGGCTCAAGCGATGCAAGACTTCACCGACCTGTTGCTGAAGGCGGGAATCATCAGCCTCGACCAGCTCACCGAGGCCGAAGGCGTCGCCAAGACCACCAACGCGAACGTCGGTGACGTGCTGATCCAGATGGAGTATTGCACGCCCGAAGAAGTCGCCAAGGCGATGGCGAAGCATCACAAGATTCCCTACGTCGATCTGCGCAGCGTTTCGATCCCGGACGACGTCATCGAATTGGTGCCCGAATCGGTCGCCCGCGAAAACAACGTGATTCCGTTCAGTGAGGCCGACGGAGCCCTTAGGGTCCTGATTGCCGACCCTTTTGACCTCGAAACGATCGAAAAACTTCGATTCATCCTGAACCGAAAGATCGAGACCGCGCTGGCGCCCAAGTCCGCCATTCTGGGGGCAATCAACAAGTACTACGGACAGGTCGAGGGTGAGTCCGCCGACTCGATGCTGCAAGAGTTCACCGACACGGCCATCGACTTCACCGAAACCGATTCCGACGCCGATGGAGGGATGTCTGAGGAAGTCGACGACAACTCGGCCCCCGTCATCAGGCTGGTCAATTTGATGATCGCCGAAGCCGTCCAGTTGCGGGCGTCCGACATCCACGTCGAACCCTTCGAGGATCGCGTCCGGATCCGTTATCGAATTGACGGCGTTTGTGTCGAGCGGGAAAACGCCCCCCGCCGGATGCTGTCCGCGATCGTGGCCCGCATCAAGATTCTGGCCAAGATCGACATTTCCGAGAAGCGGCGACCCACGGACGGCCGGATCAAGATCACCGTCGGCGACAAGCAGCTGGATTTGCGGGTCAGCATCATCCCGACCAACCACGGTTCGTCGGTGGTCATGCGTCTACTGGATAAGGACAATATCAAGGTCGGTGTTCGCCAGCTCGGTTTGTCCGAACGTGACTTCCGGAACTTCAACTCGCTGATCCGCCGCCCCAACGGCATCATTCTGGTCACCGGTCCGACGGGTTCGGGAAAGACCACAACGCTGTACGCCGCACTGAACGCGCTGAACCGTCCTGACCGCAAAGTGATCACAGCCGAGGACCCGGTCGAGTATTACTTGCCCGGCATCAATCAGGTCGAAGTGAAGCACGGAATCGGGCTCGACTTTGCTCTGATCATTCGCGCGATGTTGCGTCAGGCCCCCAACATCATCCTGGTGGGTGAGATGCGGGATCACGAGACCGCATCGATGGGAATCCAGGCTTCACTCACTGGACACCTGGTATTCAGTACGCTGCACACGAACGACGCGCCCAGTTCTGTTTCTCGAATGGTGGACATAGGTGTACCATCCTATATGGTAGCAAGTTCGGTGATCGCGATCCTGGCCCAGCGGTTGGTGCGGACGATTTGCCCCCGCTGCAAGGTGCCCTTCAAGCCGTCTGCTGCGGTGTTGGAGGAGACGGGGCTTCCGCCCGAGATGATCAAGGGTGCGACCTTTATGCGGGGCAAGGGATGTGCGTACTGTGGCCGGTCGGGTTACCGGGGTCGAATCGGCATTTACGAGTTGATGTTGATCAACGGCAAATTGCGTGAGCTGATGTTCAAGAACGCCGACACCAAACAGTTGCGGATTGAAGCCATAAAGAACGGTATGTCAACGCTTTACGCCGACGGCATGTTGAAAGCAACGCGCGGAATCACCAGCTTCGAAGAGGTCTATCGGGTGGCCAAAAAAACCGAGCAAGAGCATCTGGCGTTCGGCCACATCGTCAAGGACCTGGACTCGCTTTAA
- a CDS encoding 4a-hydroxytetrahydrobiopterin dehydratase, which translates to MNEPTVDALTKKSCVPCEGGVPIIDAAAAKPYLAALPDWSLDEAGTMISRQTNCGNFVKAMKLLGQVAEVAEDQQHHPDLHLTGYRHVRIDLTTHAIGGLSENDFIVAAKIDEVLKG; encoded by the coding sequence ATGAACGAACCGACGGTTGACGCGTTGACAAAGAAATCGTGCGTCCCTTGCGAGGGAGGCGTGCCGATAATCGACGCGGCGGCGGCAAAACCGTACCTGGCTGCCCTGCCAGATTGGTCGCTGGACGAGGCGGGGACGATGATTTCGCGGCAGACCAACTGCGGGAACTTCGTCAAAGCGATGAAGCTGTTGGGCCAAGTCGCCGAGGTGGCCGAGGACCAACAACACCACCCGGACCTGCATTTGACCGGCTACCGCCACGTCCGAATCGATCTGACAACGCACGCGATCGGCGGTCTAAGCGAAAACGATTTCATCGTGGCGGCAAAGATCGATGAAGTGCTGAAGGGGTAA
- a CDS encoding GIY-YIG nuclease family protein: MDALFGDQPIFGFGPDPLSPHPARPIDAVGDVRTDGLREKIVQSCPRVPGVYGMLDRKGNLIYVGKSKSLRSRLLSYFAASNSQEKGGRIIESARAIQWETQPSEFAALVREQQLIRRFEPRWNVQGVPKRQRPVYLCLGKKPTTFFIAGKPPKDTKVKTTSDCIAVEGPFFGAARMNLVADTLNKVFKLRDCGEKQTFRFADQLQLFDLEYRPGCLRLEVGTCLGPCASACSRAAYDDRVNAAESFLDGFNHEPLDSIRHQMETASKNQQYELAARAFETIKSLEYIDRKLKMLNQARRRFTFIYAVPGIDGCGTWYLIHSGEIADCVAAPRNAVEHRLLAPKLKSWSAITANQLDRGHGAHPHTLSLVASWFRKHREELNQRTFAPHLAAKHANTAAFDQPTATIATTIAAGKTDEARSPLP, encoded by the coding sequence ATGGACGCATTGTTTGGCGATCAGCCGATCTTTGGTTTCGGACCGGACCCGCTTAGCCCTCACCCGGCCCGGCCGATCGATGCGGTTGGCGACGTGCGGACGGACGGGCTTCGCGAAAAGATCGTCCAGTCGTGCCCGCGTGTCCCCGGCGTGTATGGAATGCTGGACCGGAAGGGCAACCTGATCTATGTCGGCAAAAGCAAGTCGCTGAGGTCTCGGTTGCTTAGCTATTTTGCGGCGTCGAATTCTCAAGAGAAGGGCGGCCGGATCATCGAGAGTGCTCGGGCGATCCAGTGGGAAACGCAGCCGAGTGAGTTTGCGGCGCTGGTCCGCGAACAGCAACTGATTCGCCGGTTCGAACCGCGATGGAACGTGCAAGGAGTGCCCAAGCGGCAGCGGCCGGTCTATTTGTGTCTGGGCAAAAAACCGACGACTTTCTTCATTGCGGGCAAGCCGCCCAAAGACACGAAAGTGAAAACGACCAGCGACTGTATCGCGGTCGAGGGTCCGTTCTTCGGCGCGGCCCGCATGAACTTGGTCGCCGACACGTTGAACAAAGTCTTCAAGCTAAGGGATTGCGGCGAAAAGCAGACGTTTCGGTTCGCCGATCAACTGCAATTGTTCGACTTGGAATATCGGCCGGGGTGTCTGCGGCTGGAGGTCGGCACGTGTCTGGGCCCGTGCGCGTCGGCGTGTTCGCGGGCAGCCTATGACGACCGCGTCAATGCGGCGGAAAGTTTCTTGGACGGATTCAATCACGAGCCGCTGGACTCGATCCGCCACCAAATGGAAACGGCTTCCAAGAATCAACAGTACGAATTGGCCGCCAGAGCATTCGAAACGATTAAATCGCTGGAGTACATCGACCGGAAACTGAAAATGCTTAATCAGGCGAGGCGGCGATTCACGTTCATTTACGCGGTCCCCGGAATCGACGGCTGTGGGACGTGGTACTTGATCCACAGCGGCGAGATCGCGGATTGCGTCGCGGCACCTCGTAACGCGGTGGAGCACCGATTGCTGGCACCGAAATTGAAGTCATGGTCGGCGATCACGGCGAACCAATTGGACCGAGGCCACGGCGCCCATCCACACACGCTGTCGCTGGTCGCGTCGTGGTTTCGCAAGCATCGCGAAGAACTGAACCAACGGACGTTCGCCCCGCACTTGGCAGCGAAACACGCAAACACCGCAGCGTTCGACCAGCCAACGGCGACGATCGCGACAACCATTGCGGCAGGGAAGACCGACGAAGCTCGGTCTCCACTGCCCTGA
- a CDS encoding tetratricopeptide repeat protein encodes MSRIPMTLRFLDMLDRSRLCQIVPTLLSGVFVLACSGNAIGQETAAPPEAAQTEVAAPQTAAPVANAPAVSGGQAELDEAIIKRIDAESEAQLESVAALLESSIQKGLDEENAAFAKQMLGSVLFQRAEGLAQSIVQAGGRRREDVRDEAIIVLKQAVKYDPTLVEAFLLIARLNLLPGGDRGQITEATTNAIALLDDDPKEKSAALVLRALTQDDETKRLQDLDLAVEADADNMEARQARAALKLQSNDVEGAIADLEVILAKDPTNQAIAGAAVQKLVQLDRLDDAMALITKMLATKPSEGMYRMRAILHRANNDSDEAMADLNKAIAMSPKDPMTLMQRSALALDRDDIKSAKADFAAALEIEPRIEGADEAIELRLQIAVAEKRMVDAINDAQLLVDKDPGNLFRRLRLASLYTIDDRPRKAIDILSSILQDEPKNVAVLRTRGDALLSVGDHAGAIDDYEKAIAAIGNLDTEEASDQEKSEASGIYNNLSWVMSTSPNDSVRNGTRAVELATTAAELTLYKEAHILSTLAAGYAETGDFDKAREWSKKAVDLASEEDDKEKSQLKQLQEELDTYNQSKPWREKQETEENSVPILSPEDLIDT; translated from the coding sequence ATGAGCCGAATCCCCATGACCTTGCGTTTTCTCGATATGCTCGACCGATCCCGTCTGTGCCAAATTGTCCCGACCCTCCTAAGCGGTGTGTTCGTTCTCGCTTGTTCCGGCAACGCGATCGGGCAAGAAACGGCGGCGCCACCCGAAGCGGCACAGACGGAAGTCGCGGCGCCCCAAACGGCCGCGCCGGTTGCGAACGCGCCAGCAGTTTCTGGGGGTCAGGCCGAGCTCGATGAAGCCATCATCAAGCGAATTGACGCCGAAAGCGAAGCCCAGCTTGAATCGGTTGCCGCATTGCTTGAGTCGTCAATCCAGAAAGGACTGGACGAAGAGAATGCTGCGTTCGCAAAGCAAATGCTCGGTTCGGTGCTGTTCCAACGTGCCGAAGGTTTGGCTCAATCGATCGTCCAGGCCGGTGGTCGTCGACGTGAGGATGTTCGTGACGAAGCGATCATCGTGTTGAAGCAGGCCGTCAAATACGATCCCACACTGGTCGAAGCGTTTTTGTTGATCGCAAGACTGAATCTTCTGCCGGGTGGCGATCGCGGGCAGATCACGGAAGCAACGACCAACGCCATCGCACTGCTTGACGACGACCCGAAAGAGAAGAGCGCGGCGCTCGTGCTTCGAGCGCTGACGCAAGATGACGAAACCAAGCGACTTCAGGATTTGGATTTGGCGGTCGAAGCCGACGCCGACAACATGGAAGCACGCCAGGCTCGGGCCGCACTAAAATTGCAATCCAATGACGTCGAAGGTGCGATTGCGGATTTGGAAGTCATCTTGGCCAAGGATCCGACCAACCAAGCGATCGCCGGTGCCGCGGTCCAGAAGCTCGTGCAGTTGGACCGACTCGACGACGCGATGGCGTTGATCACCAAGATGCTGGCCACCAAGCCGAGCGAAGGGATGTATCGGATGCGGGCGATTCTGCACCGCGCCAACAACGACAGCGATGAAGCGATGGCCGACCTGAACAAGGCGATCGCGATGTCCCCCAAAGATCCAATGACGCTGATGCAGCGATCGGCTCTTGCCCTTGATCGAGATGACATCAAGTCGGCTAAGGCCGATTTCGCTGCGGCGCTGGAAATCGAACCGCGAATCGAAGGTGCTGACGAAGCGATTGAGTTGCGTTTGCAAATCGCCGTCGCCGAGAAACGGATGGTCGACGCGATCAACGACGCCCAGCTTCTGGTTGACAAGGATCCGGGGAATCTTTTCCGCCGGCTGCGTTTGGCCAGCCTCTACACGATCGACGATCGTCCGCGAAAAGCGATCGATATTTTGTCAAGTATTTTGCAGGACGAGCCCAAGAATGTCGCCGTGCTGCGGACTCGTGGCGATGCGTTGCTGAGCGTCGGTGATCATGCCGGTGCGATCGATGACTACGAGAAAGCGATCGCAGCGATCGGGAATCTCGATACCGAGGAAGCAAGTGATCAAGAAAAGTCGGAAGCATCGGGCATCTACAACAACTTGTCATGGGTGATGTCGACGTCGCCCAACGATTCGGTTCGCAACGGCACGCGAGCCGTTGAGCTAGCCACGACGGCGGCCGAGTTGACGCTGTACAAGGAGGCTCACATCCTGAGTACGTTGGCGGCCGGTTACGCCGAAACGGGTGACTTCGACAAGGCGCGTGAGTGGAGCAAGAAGGCGGTTGATCTGGCGTCCGAAGAAGACGACAAGGAGAAAAGCCAACTGAAACAGTTGCAGGAAGAGCTAGACACCTACAACCAGTCCAAGCCCTGGCGCGAAAAGCAAGAGACGGAAGAGAATAGCGTCCCAATCCTGTCGCCCGAAGACTTGATCGACACTTGA
- a CDS encoding ATP-binding cassette domain-containing protein → MLAVESLTKTFSLDDSDLCAVDHLSFQVSPGEVFGLLGANGAGKTTTLRMILGLLEPDEGYAEVDGVRTADDPIGVKARLGFVSASDGVYPWLSVREMLMYFADLYAVDPNVAADRCESLAKLMGIEPLLERRAGTLSTGQRQRVTLVRGLIHDPPVMLLDEPTRGLDVVGVQTIFEYIEHLRDVGKAVIVCTHRLDEAERLCDRFGLLHRGQIRHMGTLDQLRASTGQQHLVDMFVELMRGV, encoded by the coding sequence ATGCTAGCGGTCGAGTCGCTGACGAAAACCTTCTCTCTGGACGACAGCGACTTGTGCGCGGTCGATCATTTGTCATTCCAAGTTTCGCCTGGCGAAGTATTCGGATTGCTGGGCGCCAATGGTGCCGGCAAGACGACTACGCTGAGGATGATTCTGGGGCTGCTTGAACCCGACGAAGGCTATGCCGAAGTCGATGGAGTGCGAACGGCGGACGATCCGATCGGAGTCAAGGCGCGGCTGGGGTTCGTTTCGGCCAGCGACGGCGTTTATCCGTGGTTGTCGGTCCGCGAGATGCTGATGTATTTCGCCGATCTGTACGCGGTTGACCCGAATGTGGCCGCCGATCGCTGTGAATCTCTGGCCAAGTTGATGGGTATCGAACCGCTGCTCGAGCGGCGGGCGGGCACCCTTTCGACGGGCCAACGGCAACGGGTGACACTGGTTCGCGGCTTGATCCACGATCCGCCGGTGATGTTGCTGGACGAACCGACGCGAGGCTTGGACGTGGTCGGCGTGCAAACGATTTTCGAATACATCGAACACTTGCGCGACGTCGGCAAAGCGGTGATCGTTTGTACTCACCGACTGGACGAAGCCGAACGACTGTGCGACCGTTTCGGACTCCTTCATCGTGGCCAAATTCGGCACATGGGTACGCTTGATCAGTTGAGAGCATCAACGGGACAACAACACTTGGTCGATATGTTCGTCGAATTGATGAGAGGCGTTTGA
- a CDS encoding ABC transporter permease subunit/CPBP intramembrane protease → MTESQATTRHHTPSVLGRLWRLCQKELKETSRDRRTIVTLLLMPLLVYPLLSMAMNRYLLTSDASTDVNYKVGVASDDVGGRMDALLSSPEATPPEAILKSSSGEMAGFAFFNTTDPTNDDPLPPVQALARGIVDIAISVTDQPDGQSVVTVTSFDGDANSQNARRVVVERMQWLKMAYAEASAKSTDPDFRQPIKLVIEQVGEPKSTPILATIVPLVLVLMTITGAVYPAIDLTAGERERGTMEALMASPVPRFYVLLAKYVAVVTVALLTAMANLLAMFTTLWLGGLLPLLTGGEPGFPWLAVLQILGLLVLFSGFFSAVLLSLTSFARSFKEAQAYLIPVMLFAITPGMLSLMPGVELKGPLAIAPLINIVLLARELLGGTVQPAAAAAAVFSTIGYAAAALGIAAKLFGSDAVTRTSEQSIASLFRRPRKATDVASPQAAALVLALLVPIYFVLSNVLMQYLGGIKAGMLSGETDLTDAQAANLQIRSMILSAVALIAVFGAVPAIASWIGRNRPRTTFRLSTPPLTAIVGAMVMGLGAWAVAHEAFVLAEYFGVGGLSEERIQQTRKVLKAWKLVPPWILLLTLAATPAIIEELCFRGYLFSSFRKVMKPWQTIALTSVLFGLFHVLTGSALLIERFVPSTLLGFVLGWIAYRSGSVLPGMVMHFVHNGLLELVGHYHEKLEFLGADFDNQTHLPVTWIVIATGIAVVGATIVWAGTRSSGNPMWPRDSARGA, encoded by the coding sequence ATGACGGAATCTCAGGCAACGACTCGACACCACACGCCGTCGGTCCTTGGACGACTTTGGCGGTTGTGTCAGAAAGAATTGAAAGAAACCAGCCGCGATCGACGCACGATCGTGACGCTGTTGCTAATGCCGCTGTTGGTCTATCCGCTGTTGAGCATGGCGATGAACCGCTATTTGCTGACGTCGGACGCGTCGACGGATGTTAATTACAAGGTCGGCGTCGCGTCGGATGACGTGGGCGGGCGGATGGACGCGTTGTTATCTAGTCCCGAAGCCACACCGCCCGAAGCGATCTTGAAATCGAGCAGCGGCGAAATGGCGGGATTCGCCTTCTTCAACACCACGGATCCGACCAACGACGACCCGCTTCCTCCGGTGCAAGCTCTTGCGCGCGGCATCGTGGACATCGCGATCAGTGTCACCGATCAACCCGACGGCCAATCCGTGGTGACGGTCACCTCGTTCGATGGGGATGCGAACAGCCAGAATGCGCGTCGCGTGGTGGTTGAACGGATGCAGTGGTTGAAAATGGCGTACGCCGAAGCGTCGGCCAAATCGACGGATCCGGACTTTCGCCAACCCATCAAATTGGTGATCGAACAGGTCGGCGAACCGAAATCGACACCCATCTTGGCAACGATCGTGCCGTTGGTGTTGGTGCTGATGACGATCACGGGCGCGGTATATCCGGCGATCGATTTGACGGCTGGGGAACGCGAGCGGGGCACGATGGAGGCGCTGATGGCATCGCCGGTTCCGCGATTCTATGTGCTGTTGGCTAAATACGTTGCCGTGGTGACGGTGGCGTTGTTGACGGCGATGGCGAACCTTTTGGCCATGTTCACGACACTGTGGTTGGGCGGATTGCTGCCGCTGTTGACGGGTGGTGAACCGGGATTCCCATGGCTGGCGGTGCTGCAGATCCTTGGGTTGCTGGTTCTGTTTAGTGGCTTCTTCTCGGCGGTATTGTTGTCGTTGACCAGCTTTGCACGCTCGTTCAAAGAAGCCCAGGCTTACTTGATCCCGGTGATGTTGTTCGCGATCACGCCAGGGATGCTGTCGTTGATGCCGGGTGTCGAGCTGAAGGGGCCGTTGGCGATCGCGCCGCTGATCAACATCGTCTTGCTTGCGCGTGAATTGCTGGGCGGCACGGTCCAACCGGCTGCGGCCGCGGCGGCAGTGTTTAGCACGATCGGATATGCGGCGGCCGCGTTGGGCATTGCCGCCAAACTGTTCGGCAGCGATGCGGTGACACGCACGAGTGAGCAGTCGATTGCATCGCTGTTTCGGCGGCCGCGAAAAGCGACCGACGTGGCAAGCCCTCAGGCGGCGGCGTTGGTACTGGCCTTGTTGGTGCCGATTTACTTTGTGCTATCGAACGTTTTGATGCAGTACCTCGGCGGCATCAAGGCGGGGATGCTGTCGGGCGAAACCGATTTGACGGATGCACAAGCGGCGAACTTGCAAATCCGCAGCATGATCTTGAGCGCGGTGGCGTTGATCGCGGTCTTCGGTGCTGTTCCGGCGATTGCGTCGTGGATCGGTCGCAATCGCCCGCGAACGACCTTCCGATTGTCGACTCCACCACTGACCGCGATCGTCGGTGCGATGGTGATGGGGCTGGGGGCGTGGGCGGTCGCACACGAGGCGTTCGTATTGGCGGAATACTTTGGCGTGGGCGGTTTGAGCGAAGAGCGGATCCAACAGACGCGAAAGGTGCTGAAGGCGTGGAAGCTGGTTCCGCCTTGGATCTTGCTGCTAACGTTGGCGGCTACTCCGGCGATCATCGAAGAACTCTGCTTCCGCGGATATCTGTTTTCGTCGTTCCGCAAAGTCATGAAGCCATGGCAAACGATCGCGCTGACCAGCGTACTGTTCGGCTTGTTCCACGTGCTGACGGGCAGCGCGTTGCTGATCGAGCGGTTCGTGCCGTCGACGTTGCTAGGTTTCGTTCTAGGCTGGATCGCGTACCGCAGCGGCAGCGTCTTGCCCGGCATGGTGATGCACTTTGTCCACAATGGGCTGTTGGAATTGGTCGGGCACTATCACGAAAAACTGGAGTTTTTGGGCGCAGACTTTGACAACCAAACTCATTTGCCAGTCACCTGGATCGTGATCGCGACGGGCATCGCCGTCGTCGGCGCGACGATCGTATGGGCGGGAACTCGAAGTTCGGGCAACCCTATGTGGCCCCGCGACTCCGCTCGCGGGGCGTAA
- a CDS encoding 3-keto-disaccharide hydrolase, giving the protein MRRRFSALLIASTLISPVFAADPEAKPGKGPVHTEPPTDDANYPLLGEFVGEITVSEGKTERIGLQIRPVGGDNFDALSFTGGLPGQETFGGKPMRLIGRRSGDTVILSGGPWAIFVSAEGCTLVDREGTKLGKLERTERVSPTMGAPAPEGATVLFDGTNVDQFSKASMTDDGLLMQGADVKPMFQDFNLHVEFRLPYMPEASDQSRGNSGLYLQSRYECQVLDSFAQDAVFNGCGALYRFKQPDFNMCLPPLVWQTYDIEFTAPRWASDGSKLRGAHISSWLNGVKVQDNVELASQTGHGQEEQPSLLPIKLQDHGDPVRFRNVWVIDRGLTTVTFPIEPTKEQIEAAEKKKADAVTMAEAEKKAKADAKAKKKAKEAEAEEKAKAEVTEEAPAETA; this is encoded by the coding sequence ATGCGCCGTCGTTTTTCCGCATTGTTGATCGCATCCACGCTTATCAGCCCCGTTTTTGCCGCTGATCCCGAAGCCAAACCGGGCAAAGGTCCGGTTCACACCGAACCGCCAACCGACGACGCCAATTACCCGCTATTGGGCGAATTTGTGGGCGAAATCACGGTCAGCGAAGGAAAAACCGAGCGAATCGGCCTGCAAATCCGGCCGGTCGGCGGCGACAACTTTGACGCCCTGTCGTTCACTGGCGGATTGCCGGGCCAGGAAACATTCGGCGGCAAGCCGATGCGGTTGATCGGCCGACGTAGCGGAGACACCGTGATTCTGTCGGGCGGACCTTGGGCGATTTTCGTTTCCGCTGAAGGATGCACTCTGGTCGATCGCGAAGGCACCAAGCTGGGGAAACTGGAACGCACCGAGCGGGTCAGCCCGACAATGGGTGCCCCGGCTCCCGAGGGTGCCACCGTCCTATTCGATGGCACCAACGTCGACCAGTTTTCGAAAGCATCCATGACCGACGACGGTTTGCTGATGCAGGGCGCGGACGTCAAACCGATGTTCCAGGACTTCAACCTGCACGTCGAGTTTCGGTTGCCCTACATGCCCGAGGCGTCGGACCAGTCGCGCGGAAACAGCGGCTTGTATTTGCAGAGTCGATATGAGTGCCAGGTGCTCGACTCGTTCGCCCAAGACGCTGTCTTCAACGGTTGTGGCGCTCTTTACCGTTTCAAACAACCCGACTTCAACATGTGCTTGCCGCCGCTGGTTTGGCAAACGTATGACATCGAGTTCACGGCGCCACGCTGGGCGTCGGACGGATCGAAGCTCCGCGGTGCCCACATTTCATCGTGGCTCAACGGCGTGAAGGTACAGGATAACGTCGAACTGGCTTCGCAAACCGGCCACGGCCAGGAAGAGCAACCGTCGCTGTTGCCGATCAAATTGCAAGATCACGGGGACCCAGTTCGTTTTCGCAACGTGTGGGTGATCGACCGTGGCTTGACGACGGTGACGTTCCCGATCGAACCGACGAAAGAACAAATCGAAGCAGCGGAGAAAAAGAAAGCTGACGCAGTGACGATGGCGGAAGCTGAAAAGAAGGCGAAGGCGGACGCCAAGGCAAAGAAAAAAGCGAAAGAGGCAGAGGCAGAGGAAAAAGCCAAGGCGGAAGTGACAGAAGAAGCACCAGCCGAAACCGCATAA